From the Montipora capricornis isolate CH-2021 chromosome 2, ASM3666992v2, whole genome shotgun sequence genome, one window contains:
- the LOC138037277 gene encoding uncharacterized protein, with protein MIKEFLQQKEILWVFNPPTASHMGGVWERMIRSVRKILNAVLKEQNLTEESLVTLMCEVEAILNSRSLTKISDDPSDLQALTPNHLLLLCTGPSFPPGTFSREDQYTNKRWKQVQYLSDVFWKRWTREYLPMLHERMKWRSFRRNLSVGDIVLVVDDSSPRCLWPLGGVLEVFPNKHDGCVRVARVKTKSGSLLRSISKLCLLEFAK; from the coding sequence ATGATTAAAGAGTTCCTGCAGCAGAAGGAGATCCTCTGGGTCTTTAATCCTCCAACGGCTTCGCATATGGGTGGTGTATGGGAAAGAATGATTAGATCGGTTCGCAAAATTCTCAACGCTGTGTTAAAGGAGCAGAATCTCACTGAAGAAAGCCTGGTCACATTGATGTGCGAGGTGGAGGCGATACTTAACAGTAGGTCTCTCACGAAAATTTCTGATGATCCAAGCGACTTACAAGCCTTGACGCCAAACCATCTGCTTCTTTTGTGCACTGGTCCCAGTTTTCCCCCTGGAACGTTTTCGAGAGAAGATCAATACACCAATAAGCGATGGAAACAAGTGCAATACCTTTCAGATGTTTTTTGGAAAAGGTGGACCAGAGAATATCTGCCTATGTTGCACGAGCGAATGAAGTGGCGGAGCTTTCGTCGCAATCTCAGTGTCGGagacattgttttggttgtagATGACTCGTCACCAAGATGTCTTTGGCCACTTGGAGGAGTTTTGGAGGTGTTCCCGAACAAGCACGATGGGTGTGTGCGAGTTGCAAGAGTAAAAACCAAGTCAGGATCTTTGCTGAGATCAATCAGCAAATTGTGTTTACTAGAGTTTGCGAAATGA
- the LOC138037278 gene encoding uncharacterized protein: protein MKNAEREILMSLQRKFFPKELKQLSKCGQADRAKSVNESSSISRLDPIMKDGLLLVGGRLRHTRIQTEARNPIILPKKSHVVDLIVRNCHEIFGHVGREHVLSLLREKFWLVGGRTTVGRVLNACFSCKKRNQLPMAQKMADLPPERVASQEPPFTYVGVDCFGPFHVKRGRYLEKRYGMLFTCLTIRAVHVEIAHSLDTSSFINALRRFIARRGVPQEIRSDNGTNFTSADKELRTGR from the coding sequence ATGAAGAATGCAGAAAGAGAAATTCTGATGTCTCTACAGAGGAAATTCTTCCCCAAAGAGTTGAAACAGCTGTCAAAATGTGGTCAAGCTGATCGCGCCAAGTCAGTGAATGAATCCAGCTCAATCAGTCGTCTCGATCCCATAATGAAAGATGGTTTGCTGCTTGTTGGAGGTCGGCTGAGACATACCAGAATTCAAACGGAAGCAAGGAACCCAATTATCCTGCCAAAGAAAAGCCACGTTGTTGATTTGATTGTCAGAAATTGTCATGAGATCTTTGGCCACGTCGGGCGAGAACATGTTTTGAGCTTGTTGCGTGAAAAGTTCTGGCTGGTTGGAGGACGAACTACGGTGGGCAGAGTTTTGAATGCATGTTTTAGTTGCAAGAAGCGAAATCAGTTACCAATGGCGCAGAAAATGGCGGACCTACCCCCCGAGAGAGTTGCTTCTCAAGAGCCACCATTTACGTACGTTGGCGTGGACTGTTTTGGACCGTTTCACGTTAAGCGCGGTCGCTATTTGGAAAAACGTTACGGAATGCTTTTCACCTGCTTAACAATTAGAGCTGTTCATGTTGAGATCGCTCACAGTTTAGACACCAGTTCCTTCATAAACGCTCTTCGTAGATTTATAGCTAGAAGAGGTGTACCTCAGGAAATCAGATCTGACAATGGAACTAATTTTACGAGTGCAGACAAAGAACTCAGAACCGGGAGATGA